Proteins encoded by one window of Clostridium perfringens:
- a CDS encoding HesB-like protein: MKKVAMSDDAYIEFKEFLKSNDIDSDVIRINFGGNGPMGPMFYVTAGEKNEGDEVEVIKDLTFVIDSSLIDVFLGFSILSDEENFGEGLTLDPLMSDYEGGGCSGNCGSCGSCH; the protein is encoded by the coding sequence ATGAAAAAGGTAGCAATGAGCGATGATGCTTATATTGAATTTAAAGAGTTCCTAAAATCAAATGATATAGATAGTGATGTTATTAGAATAAACTTTGGTGGGAACGGACCTATGGGCCCTATGTTTTATGTAACTGCAGGAGAAAAAAATGAAGGTGATGAGGTTGAAGTAATAAAAGACTTAACTTTTGTTATTGATTCTTCTTTAATCGATGTATTTTTAGGTTTCTCAATACTTTCTGATGAAGAAAACTTTGGAGAAGGATTAACTCTTGATCCATTAATGAGCGACTATGAAGGTGGCGGTTGTAGTGGAAACTGTGGTAGCTGTGGTAGCTGTCACTAA
- a CDS encoding HesB-like protein — protein sequence MSVVKMSNEAYTEFKSFLQENGVEKFDIRINLAGVGUGGPVFNIVLDEQSDNDEVVKIEDITFFVDKELVKDFEGFTLLSSDENGGRGLSLKPVKESEGGCSSCSSCH from the coding sequence ATGTCAGTTGTTAAAATGAGCAATGAAGCTTATACTGAGTTCAAATCTTTTCTACAAGAAAACGGCGTAGAAAAATTTGACATAAGAATAAATCTAGCAGGAGTTGGCTGAGGCGGCCCAGTATTTAATATTGTTCTGGATGAACAATCAGATAATGATGAAGTTGTTAAAATTGAAGATATAACATTCTTCGTTGATAAAGAACTTGTTAAAGATTTTGAAGGATTCACTCTGCTTTCTTCAGATGAAAATGGTGGTAGAGGATTATCATTAAAACCAGTTAAAGAAAGCGAAGGCGGATGCTCTTCTTGCTCAAGCTGTCATTAA